One genomic window of Carassius auratus strain Wakin chromosome 14, ASM336829v1, whole genome shotgun sequence includes the following:
- the LOC113113344 gene encoding uncharacterized protein LOC113113344 isoform X3: MDTDSSSAEDGNVSHSNPKFKKQMLGYDSEDSLSSMEITEDEYVPGSDCESDTSSEGGSILKKNSATMASPAVKNETRKTYKGHRNRNSKSDTSGESSITSLTVMHSQKTDDGSRRYTKKHYCLFCEKPQSKIARHLELVHGDQSEVAKAISSPKNSKERKLQLTILRKQGDRAHNVDVIRKGKGVIVPCKQTSSPNVNPNKFLHCANCQGLFKKRFLWKHMKRCPLRGVLPKPGRTRAQSICAFAQPVQEGVSKGLWKLLSDMKQGEVVDVIKSDHCILKYGEQKYNLMGHRRSDHELIRQKMRELGRLVLKGRQVSPLKSLEEYIDPANFQHTVNAVKAVTGFQCETNKIAVPTLANKLGQSLMKVADIVSCDARISGDTTKVQKAEDFKHIYQTRWREMISCHAHNTLEEKRYNAPLILPFADDVKKLHIYLKEKQQEYYSTLFNAPNTKTWAKLAKVTLAQMIIFNRKRQGEACLMPVQSFESRDKSTLNSDIADSLSEVEQALCKYFSRVEIRGKRGRKIAVLLAPEMIKSMELLVKTREVCGVPKENIYMFAIPGCETSFRGSDCLRCFAMECGAKCPKALSSTKLRKHISTMSRVLNMNDTEMDQLADFLGHDIRIHRKYYRLPEGTLQLAKITKVLMAMEQGRLNEFRGKGLDQISINPTECVEPGPGIESETELSDHSHDVTSSETAGTSGVNSSRPVNTNEGSPERTREVMKVTSVPRKRKWSEVEIAAVEETMMKFIHSGVTPGKVDCVACITAAPKALGERDWQAVKYYIKNRITAYERKTSKK, from the exons ATGGACACAGATTCCAGCTCTGCAGAAGATGGGAATGTGTCCCACTCCAATCCCAAG tttaaaaaacaaatgcttgGATATGATTCTGAAGACTCACTAAGCAGCATGGAAATAACAGAGGATGAATATGTGCCAGGGTCTGATTGTGAAAGTGATACCAGCTCAGAGGGAGGcagtatattaaagaaaaattctGCCACCATGGCCAGTCCTGCtgttaaaaatgaaacaagaaaaacatacaAGGGACATAGAAACCGGAACTCTAAATCTGACACATCTGGGGAAAGCTCCATTACTTCACTTACAGTCATGCACAGTCAAAAGACTGACGATGGATCTAGAAGATACAccaaaaaacattactgtctcttTTGTGAGAAACCACAATCCAAAATCGCCAGGCATCTGGAACTTGTTCATGGAGATCAATCTGAAGTCGCTAAGGCCATTTCATCTCCAAAGAACTCCAAGGAAAGAAAGCTCCAACTGACTATACTAAGGAAACAGGGGGACAGAGCACACAATGTAGATGTCATTAGAAAGGGAAAAGGTGTCATTGTTCCATGTAAACAAACAAGTTCTCCAAATGTCAATCCAAATAAATTCTTACATTGTGCAAATTGCCAAGGACTTttcaaaaaaagatttctttGGAAACATATGAAAAGGTGCCCACTTCGAGGTGTTCTTCCAAAACCGGGTAGAACTCGAGCCCAATCGATTTGCGCCTTTGCGCAACCTGTGCAGGAAGGAGTTAGCAAGGGACTGTGGAAACTTCTCAGTGACATGAAACAAGGTGAAGTGGTAGATGTCATAAAGAGTGACCATTGTATCCTCAAGTATGGCGAACAGAAATACAACCTCATGGGACACCGGCGTTCTGATCATGAACTGATCCGTCAGAAAATGCGTGAGTTAGGGAGACTGGTTTTAAAAGGAAGGCAGGTGTCCCCTCTCAAATCACTTGAGGAGTACATTGATCCAGCCAACTTCCAACACACAGTTAATGCAGTTAAAGCTGTTACAGGCTTTCAGTGTGAAACAAATAAGATAGCAGTGCCAACGCTAGCCAACAAACTTGGTCAGAGCCTCATGAAGGTTGCCGACATTGTAAGTTGTGATGCAAGGATCTCCGGTGACACAACAAAAGTTCAAAAAGCAGAGGACTTCAAACACATCTATCAGACACGCTGGAGGGAGATGATCTCATGTCATGCTCACAATACCCTGGAAGAAAAAAGGTACAACGCTCCACTGATCTTGCCATTTGCAGATGATGTCAAGAAACTCCATATATATTTAAAGGAGAAACAGCAAGAATACTACAGCACACTTTTTAATGCACCGAACACCAAGACCTGGGCAAAACTGGCTAAAGTCACTCTTGCACAAATGATCATCTTCAACAGAAAAAGGCAAGGAGAAGCCTGTCTGATGCCAGTACAATCATTCGAGTCTCGAGACAAATCTACTTTAAATAGTGATATTGCTGACTCTCTCTCAGAAGTTGAACAAGCACTATGCAAGTACTTTAGTCGTGTAGAAATCCGTGGAAAACGCGGAAGGAAAATTGCAGTACTTTTGGCACCGGAAATGATCAAATCCATGGAGTTGCTGGTTAAAACACGTGAAGTTTGCGGTGTTCCGAAGGAGAACATCTACATGTTTGCAATCCCAGGCTGCGAGACATCATTTCGTGGATCAGACTGCCTGCGCTGCTTTGCCATGGAGTGTGGTGCTAAATGTCCAAAAGCCCTATCGTCCACCAAGTTGCGCAAACACATCTCTACAATGTCCAGAGTTCTTAACATGAACGACACAGAAATGGACCAACTTGCTGATTTCCTGGGACATGATATTCGTATCCACaggaaatattacagattacCCGAGGGAACACTCCAGCTGGCAAAAATCACCAAAGTATTGATGGCAATGGAGCAGGGAAGGCTTAACGAATTCAGAGGGAAAGGTCTTGACCAGATCAGCATCAATCCAACAG AGTGCGTTGAGCCTGGTCCTGGGATAGAGAGTGAAACCGAACTGTCAGATCATTCTCATGATGTGACGTCAAGTGAGACAG CAGGCACTTCAGGAGTGAATAGCAGCAGGCCAGTAAACACGAATGAAG GATCTCCGGAGAGGACACGGGAGGTCATGAAAGTAACATCAG TTCCTAGGAAGAGAAAGTGGAGTGAGGTGGAGATTGCGGCTGTAGAAGAGACAATGATGAAATTTATTCACTCGGGAGTTACTCCTGGAAAAGTCGACTGCGTTGCATGCATTACAGCAGCCCCCAAAGCCCTCGGTGAACGAGACTGGCAGGCGGtgaagtattatataaaaaacagaatCACAGCATACGAGAGAAAGACCTCAAAAAAGTAA
- the LOC113113344 gene encoding uncharacterized protein LOC113113344 isoform X1 has translation MDTDSSSAEDGNVSHSNPKLDPESHPVTQPAEDSVIPSPTDTQVAFQNMDTDSSSAEDGNVSHSSPKFKKQMLGYDSEDSLSSMEITEDEYVPGSDCESDTSSEGGSILKKNSATMASPAVKNETRKTYKGHRNRNSKSDTSGESSITSLTVMHSQKTDDGSRRYTKKHYCLFCEKPQSKIARHLELVHGDQSEVAKAISSPKNSKERKLQLTILRKQGDRAHNVDVIRKGKGVIVPCKQTSSPNVNPNKFLHCANCQGLFKKRFLWKHMKRCPLRGVLPKPGRTRAQSICAFAQPVQEGVSKGLWKLLSDMKQGEVVDVIKSDHCILKYGEQKYNLMGHRRSDHELIRQKMRELGRLVLKGRQVSPLKSLEEYIDPANFQHTVNAVKAVTGFQCETNKIAVPTLANKLGQSLMKVADIVSCDARISGDTTKVQKAEDFKHIYQTRWREMISCHAHNTLEEKRYNAPLILPFADDVKKLHIYLKEKQQEYYSTLFNAPNTKTWAKLAKVTLAQMIIFNRKRQGEACLMPVQSFESRDKSTLNSDIADSLSEVEQALCKYFSRVEIRGKRGRKIAVLLAPEMIKSMELLVKTREVCGVPKENIYMFAIPGCETSFRGSDCLRCFAMECGAKCPKALSSTKLRKHISTMSRVLNMNDTEMDQLADFLGHDIRIHRKYYRLPEGTLQLAKITKVLMAMEQGRLNEFRGKGLDQISINPTECVEPGPGIESETELSDHSHDVTSSETAGTSGVNSSRPVNTNEGSPERTREVMKVTSVPRKRKWSEVEIAAVEETMMKFIHSGVTPGKVDCVACITAAPKALGERDWQAVKYYIKNRITAYERKTSKK, from the exons ATGGACACAGATTCCAGCTCTGCAGAAGATGGGAATGTGTCCCACTCCAATCCCAAG cTGGACCCAGAATCACATCCAGTCACTCAACCAGCAGAAGATTCTGTAATACCCTCACCAACAGACACACAG GTTGCTTTCCAAAACATGGACACAGATTCCAGCTCTGCAGAAGATGGGAATGTGTCCCACTCCAGTCCCAAG tttaaaaaacaaatgcttgGATATGATTCTGAAGACTCACTAAGCAGCATGGAAATAACAGAGGATGAATATGTGCCAGGGTCTGATTGTGAAAGTGATACCAGCTCAGAGGGAGGcagtatattaaagaaaaattctGCCACCATGGCCAGTCCTGCtgttaaaaatgaaacaagaaaaacatacaAGGGACATAGAAACCGGAACTCTAAATCTGACACATCTGGGGAAAGCTCCATTACTTCACTTACAGTCATGCACAGTCAAAAGACTGACGATGGATCTAGAAGATACAccaaaaaacattactgtctcttTTGTGAGAAACCACAATCCAAAATCGCCAGGCATCTGGAACTTGTTCATGGAGATCAATCTGAAGTCGCTAAGGCCATTTCATCTCCAAAGAACTCCAAGGAAAGAAAGCTCCAACTGACTATACTAAGGAAACAGGGGGACAGAGCACACAATGTAGATGTCATTAGAAAGGGAAAAGGTGTCATTGTTCCATGTAAACAAACAAGTTCTCCAAATGTCAATCCAAATAAATTCTTACATTGTGCAAATTGCCAAGGACTTttcaaaaaaagatttctttGGAAACATATGAAAAGGTGCCCACTTCGAGGTGTTCTTCCAAAACCGGGTAGAACTCGAGCCCAATCGATTTGCGCCTTTGCGCAACCTGTGCAGGAAGGAGTTAGCAAGGGACTGTGGAAACTTCTCAGTGACATGAAACAAGGTGAAGTGGTAGATGTCATAAAGAGTGACCATTGTATCCTCAAGTATGGCGAACAGAAATACAACCTCATGGGACACCGGCGTTCTGATCATGAACTGATCCGTCAGAAAATGCGTGAGTTAGGGAGACTGGTTTTAAAAGGAAGGCAGGTGTCCCCTCTCAAATCACTTGAGGAGTACATTGATCCAGCCAACTTCCAACACACAGTTAATGCAGTTAAAGCTGTTACAGGCTTTCAGTGTGAAACAAATAAGATAGCAGTGCCAACGCTAGCCAACAAACTTGGTCAGAGCCTCATGAAGGTTGCCGACATTGTAAGTTGTGATGCAAGGATCTCCGGTGACACAACAAAAGTTCAAAAAGCAGAGGACTTCAAACACATCTATCAGACACGCTGGAGGGAGATGATCTCATGTCATGCTCACAATACCCTGGAAGAAAAAAGGTACAACGCTCCACTGATCTTGCCATTTGCAGATGATGTCAAGAAACTCCATATATATTTAAAGGAGAAACAGCAAGAATACTACAGCACACTTTTTAATGCACCGAACACCAAGACCTGGGCAAAACTGGCTAAAGTCACTCTTGCACAAATGATCATCTTCAACAGAAAAAGGCAAGGAGAAGCCTGTCTGATGCCAGTACAATCATTCGAGTCTCGAGACAAATCTACTTTAAATAGTGATATTGCTGACTCTCTCTCAGAAGTTGAACAAGCACTATGCAAGTACTTTAGTCGTGTAGAAATCCGTGGAAAACGCGGAAGGAAAATTGCAGTACTTTTGGCACCGGAAATGATCAAATCCATGGAGTTGCTGGTTAAAACACGTGAAGTTTGCGGTGTTCCGAAGGAGAACATCTACATGTTTGCAATCCCAGGCTGCGAGACATCATTTCGTGGATCAGACTGCCTGCGCTGCTTTGCCATGGAGTGTGGTGCTAAATGTCCAAAAGCCCTATCGTCCACCAAGTTGCGCAAACACATCTCTACAATGTCCAGAGTTCTTAACATGAACGACACAGAAATGGACCAACTTGCTGATTTCCTGGGACATGATATTCGTATCCACaggaaatattacagattacCCGAGGGAACACTCCAGCTGGCAAAAATCACCAAAGTATTGATGGCAATGGAGCAGGGAAGGCTTAACGAATTCAGAGGGAAAGGTCTTGACCAGATCAGCATCAATCCAACAG AGTGCGTTGAGCCTGGTCCTGGGATAGAGAGTGAAACCGAACTGTCAGATCATTCTCATGATGTGACGTCAAGTGAGACAG CAGGCACTTCAGGAGTGAATAGCAGCAGGCCAGTAAACACGAATGAAG GATCTCCGGAGAGGACACGGGAGGTCATGAAAGTAACATCAG TTCCTAGGAAGAGAAAGTGGAGTGAGGTGGAGATTGCGGCTGTAGAAGAGACAATGATGAAATTTATTCACTCGGGAGTTACTCCTGGAAAAGTCGACTGCGTTGCATGCATTACAGCAGCCCCCAAAGCCCTCGGTGAACGAGACTGGCAGGCGGtgaagtattatataaaaaacagaatCACAGCATACGAGAGAAAGACCTCAAAAAAGTAA
- the LOC113113344 gene encoding uncharacterized protein LOC113113344 isoform X2, translating to MDTDSSSAEDGNVSHSNPKLDPESHPVTQPAEDSVIPSPTDTQVAFQNMDTDSSSAEDGNVSHSSPKFKKQMLGYDSEDSLSSMEITEDEYVPGSDCESDTSSEGGSILKKNSATMASPAVKNETRKTYKGHRNRNSKSDTSGESSITSLTVMHSQKTDDGSRRYTKKHYCLFCEKPQSKIARHLELVHGDQSEVAKAISSPKNSKERKLQLTILRKQGDRAHNVDVIRKGKGVIVPCKQTSSPNVNPNKFLHCANCQGLFKKRFLWKHMKRCPLRGVLPKPGRTRAQSICAFAQPVQEGVSKGLWKLLSDMKQGEVVDVIKSDHCILKYGEQKYNLMGHRRSDHELIRQKMRELGRLVLKGRQVSPLKSLEEYIDPANFQHTVNAVKAVTGFQCETNKIAVPTLANKLGQSLMKVADIVSCDARISGDTTKVQKAEDFKHIYQTRWREMISCHAHNTLEEKRYNAPLILPFADDVKKLHIYLKEKQQEYYSTLFNAPNTKTWAKLAKVTLAQMIIFNRKRQGEACLMPVQSFESRDKSTLNSDIADSLSEVEQALCKYFSRVEIRGKRGRKIAVLLAPEMIKSMELLVKTREVCGVPKENIYMFAIPGCETSFRGSDCLRCFAMECGAKCPKALSSTKLRKHISTMSRVLNMNDTEMDQLADFLGHDIRIHRKYYRLPEGTLQLAKITKVLMAMEQGRLNEFRGKGLDQISINPTECVEPGPGIESETELSDHSHDVTSSETGTSGVNSSRPVNTNEGSPERTREVMKVTSVPRKRKWSEVEIAAVEETMMKFIHSGVTPGKVDCVACITAAPKALGERDWQAVKYYIKNRITAYERKTSKK from the exons ATGGACACAGATTCCAGCTCTGCAGAAGATGGGAATGTGTCCCACTCCAATCCCAAG cTGGACCCAGAATCACATCCAGTCACTCAACCAGCAGAAGATTCTGTAATACCCTCACCAACAGACACACAG GTTGCTTTCCAAAACATGGACACAGATTCCAGCTCTGCAGAAGATGGGAATGTGTCCCACTCCAGTCCCAAG tttaaaaaacaaatgcttgGATATGATTCTGAAGACTCACTAAGCAGCATGGAAATAACAGAGGATGAATATGTGCCAGGGTCTGATTGTGAAAGTGATACCAGCTCAGAGGGAGGcagtatattaaagaaaaattctGCCACCATGGCCAGTCCTGCtgttaaaaatgaaacaagaaaaacatacaAGGGACATAGAAACCGGAACTCTAAATCTGACACATCTGGGGAAAGCTCCATTACTTCACTTACAGTCATGCACAGTCAAAAGACTGACGATGGATCTAGAAGATACAccaaaaaacattactgtctcttTTGTGAGAAACCACAATCCAAAATCGCCAGGCATCTGGAACTTGTTCATGGAGATCAATCTGAAGTCGCTAAGGCCATTTCATCTCCAAAGAACTCCAAGGAAAGAAAGCTCCAACTGACTATACTAAGGAAACAGGGGGACAGAGCACACAATGTAGATGTCATTAGAAAGGGAAAAGGTGTCATTGTTCCATGTAAACAAACAAGTTCTCCAAATGTCAATCCAAATAAATTCTTACATTGTGCAAATTGCCAAGGACTTttcaaaaaaagatttctttGGAAACATATGAAAAGGTGCCCACTTCGAGGTGTTCTTCCAAAACCGGGTAGAACTCGAGCCCAATCGATTTGCGCCTTTGCGCAACCTGTGCAGGAAGGAGTTAGCAAGGGACTGTGGAAACTTCTCAGTGACATGAAACAAGGTGAAGTGGTAGATGTCATAAAGAGTGACCATTGTATCCTCAAGTATGGCGAACAGAAATACAACCTCATGGGACACCGGCGTTCTGATCATGAACTGATCCGTCAGAAAATGCGTGAGTTAGGGAGACTGGTTTTAAAAGGAAGGCAGGTGTCCCCTCTCAAATCACTTGAGGAGTACATTGATCCAGCCAACTTCCAACACACAGTTAATGCAGTTAAAGCTGTTACAGGCTTTCAGTGTGAAACAAATAAGATAGCAGTGCCAACGCTAGCCAACAAACTTGGTCAGAGCCTCATGAAGGTTGCCGACATTGTAAGTTGTGATGCAAGGATCTCCGGTGACACAACAAAAGTTCAAAAAGCAGAGGACTTCAAACACATCTATCAGACACGCTGGAGGGAGATGATCTCATGTCATGCTCACAATACCCTGGAAGAAAAAAGGTACAACGCTCCACTGATCTTGCCATTTGCAGATGATGTCAAGAAACTCCATATATATTTAAAGGAGAAACAGCAAGAATACTACAGCACACTTTTTAATGCACCGAACACCAAGACCTGGGCAAAACTGGCTAAAGTCACTCTTGCACAAATGATCATCTTCAACAGAAAAAGGCAAGGAGAAGCCTGTCTGATGCCAGTACAATCATTCGAGTCTCGAGACAAATCTACTTTAAATAGTGATATTGCTGACTCTCTCTCAGAAGTTGAACAAGCACTATGCAAGTACTTTAGTCGTGTAGAAATCCGTGGAAAACGCGGAAGGAAAATTGCAGTACTTTTGGCACCGGAAATGATCAAATCCATGGAGTTGCTGGTTAAAACACGTGAAGTTTGCGGTGTTCCGAAGGAGAACATCTACATGTTTGCAATCCCAGGCTGCGAGACATCATTTCGTGGATCAGACTGCCTGCGCTGCTTTGCCATGGAGTGTGGTGCTAAATGTCCAAAAGCCCTATCGTCCACCAAGTTGCGCAAACACATCTCTACAATGTCCAGAGTTCTTAACATGAACGACACAGAAATGGACCAACTTGCTGATTTCCTGGGACATGATATTCGTATCCACaggaaatattacagattacCCGAGGGAACACTCCAGCTGGCAAAAATCACCAAAGTATTGATGGCAATGGAGCAGGGAAGGCTTAACGAATTCAGAGGGAAAGGTCTTGACCAGATCAGCATCAATCCAACAG AGTGCGTTGAGCCTGGTCCTGGGATAGAGAGTGAAACCGAACTGTCAGATCATTCTCATGATGTGACGTCAAGTGAGACAG GCACTTCAGGAGTGAATAGCAGCAGGCCAGTAAACACGAATGAAG GATCTCCGGAGAGGACACGGGAGGTCATGAAAGTAACATCAG TTCCTAGGAAGAGAAAGTGGAGTGAGGTGGAGATTGCGGCTGTAGAAGAGACAATGATGAAATTTATTCACTCGGGAGTTACTCCTGGAAAAGTCGACTGCGTTGCATGCATTACAGCAGCCCCCAAAGCCCTCGGTGAACGAGACTGGCAGGCGGtgaagtattatataaaaaacagaatCACAGCATACGAGAGAAAGACCTCAAAAAAGTAA